A portion of the Lolium rigidum isolate FL_2022 chromosome 1, APGP_CSIRO_Lrig_0.1, whole genome shotgun sequence genome contains these proteins:
- the LOC124649559 gene encoding pathogenesis-related thaumatin-like protein 3.5 has protein sequence MASCSFTISNHCTQTIWPATMAGAGTPQLPTTGFRLDPGQTVQVPAPAGWSGRIWARTGCNFSADGAGAPAGAVACQTGDCGGGHLECGGTGGTPPATLFEITLGKGGPADQDFYDVSLVDGYNLPVIAVPRARQGSCNTTGCNADLNLSCPKELQVDGGNGGGAVACRSACEAFAQDKYCCSGAYATPATCSSTAYSSIFKSACPRAYSYAYDDGTSLFTCNAVDYTISFCLPPTGLNTPGDANIVPPANNNGAGSTYVPPPAGNSGVGSVYQPPPTGNSAAGSSYLPPPAGGNGVGSDYQPPLATNDGIGNYYPLMGNNGLRSAYQPGMVPSSASAPYNQLLLLPAALFFLI, from the exons ATGGCTAGCTGCAGCTTCACCATATCCAACCACTGCACCCAGACCATCTGGCCGGCGACCATGGCCGGCGCGGGCACGCCGCAGCTACCCACGACAGGGTTCCGGCTCGACCCGGGGCAGACGGTGCAGGTCCCAGCGCCAGCCGGGTGGTCCGGCCGGATATGGGCGCGCACGGGGTGCAACTTCAGCGCCGACGGTGCGGGTGCGCCTGCTGGTGCGGTGGCGTGCCAGACCGGCGACTGTGGCGGTGGACACTTGGAGTGCGGCGGCACGGGAGGGACGCCGCCAGCGACGCTGTTCGAGATCACGCTGGGGAAGGGCGGCCCCGCCGACCAGGACTTCTACGACGTGAGCCTCGTCGACGGGTACAACCTGCCCGTCATCGCCGTCCCGCGGGCGCGGCAGGGCAGCTGCAACACCACCGGCTGCAACGCTGACCTCAACCTGT CATGTCCCAAGGAGCTGCAGGTGGACGGTGGCAATGGTGGCGGCGCAGTGGCATGCCGGAGCGCGTGCGAGGCATTCGCGCAGGACAAGTACTGCTGCAGCGGCGCGTATGCGACGCCGGCGACGTGCAGCTCGACGGCCTACTCGTCCATTTTCAAGTCGGCATGTCCGCGGGCCTACAGCTACGCCTACGACGACGGCACCAGCCTCTTCACCTGCAACGCCGTCGACTACACCATCTCCTTTTGCCTCCCTCCCACCGG GTTGAACACGCCTGGTGATGCTAACATTGTTCCTCCTGCCAACAACAATGGCGCTGGAAGCACCTACGTGCCGCCCCCGGCAGGCAACAGCGGTGTTGGAAGCGTCTATCAACCACCCCCCACAGGTAACAGTGCTGCTGGAAGTTCCTACCTGCCACCTCCAGCAGGCGGCAATGGCGTCGGAAGTGACTACCAGCCGCCCTTGGCTACCAACGATGGCATCGGAAATTACTACCCCCTGATGGGCAACAATGGCCTCAGAAGCGCCTACCAGCCGGGGATGGTGCCATCTTCGGCGAGCGCACCATACAACCAGCTGCTTCTGCTACCTGCGGCGCTGTTTTTCCTAATATGA